In Pseudoalteromonas sp. NC201, a single window of DNA contains:
- a CDS encoding glycerophosphodiester phosphodiesterase family protein: MIWLVVTLTGCQATKQFDVGTRPQFLVSQLPDGELKEKLASCLDKPIKRTRFSIGHRGAPLFYPEHTKESYIAAAKMGAGTLECDVTFTKDKTLVCRHAQCDLHATTDILLQPKLASKCRQPFTPADPDSGKLASAQCCTSDITLAEFKQLKGKMDGVNTQATTVAEFVKGTPNWRTDLYASSGTLMTHSESIALFKQLGVNMTPELKTPEVPMPFNGLSQNQLAQKMLDEYTDHNVPPSQVFPQSFSYQDIQYWIKHAPEFANHAVFLDGREAGEHFDINKPSTWQPSMEDLAKNKVKIIAPPIWMLISEDKNGDIIPSQYALAAKRAGLKIVAWSLERSGPLTNGGGWYYQSVKNAVKHDGDILRVLDILAKQVGVVAVFSDWPATTSFYASCMEIE; this comes from the coding sequence ATGATATGGTTGGTGGTTACGCTAACGGGATGCCAGGCAACAAAGCAGTTTGATGTCGGTACACGGCCTCAATTTTTAGTCTCGCAACTTCCAGATGGTGAGCTTAAGGAAAAGCTTGCAAGCTGTTTAGATAAACCAATCAAGCGCACACGTTTTTCCATTGGACATCGCGGTGCACCACTTTTCTACCCTGAGCACACCAAAGAATCATACATTGCCGCCGCAAAAATGGGAGCTGGCACGCTCGAATGTGATGTTACTTTTACGAAAGACAAGACTCTCGTTTGCCGCCATGCACAATGTGACCTTCATGCGACAACCGATATCTTGCTACAACCTAAGCTTGCTAGCAAGTGTAGACAACCCTTCACACCAGCGGATCCAGACTCTGGTAAACTTGCGTCTGCTCAATGCTGCACCTCAGACATTACCTTAGCAGAATTCAAGCAACTAAAAGGAAAAATGGATGGTGTGAATACTCAAGCAACCACAGTAGCAGAGTTTGTCAAAGGCACTCCCAATTGGCGTACAGATCTTTATGCCAGTTCTGGAACCTTAATGACCCACAGTGAAAGCATTGCTTTATTTAAGCAACTTGGTGTAAATATGACTCCTGAGTTAAAAACACCAGAAGTGCCAATGCCATTTAATGGGTTAAGCCAAAACCAGCTCGCACAAAAAATGTTAGACGAATATACTGATCACAATGTCCCCCCATCTCAAGTTTTTCCACAATCCTTTTCTTACCAAGATATTCAGTACTGGATAAAGCATGCACCAGAGTTTGCAAACCATGCCGTATTTCTTGATGGTAGAGAAGCTGGCGAACATTTTGATATTAACAAACCAAGTACTTGGCAACCGTCAATGGAAGACTTAGCCAAAAATAAGGTAAAAATTATCGCCCCACCAATTTGGATGTTAATTAGCGAAGATAAAAACGGCGATATCATTCCGTCGCAGTACGCCCTAGCCGCTAAACGTGCAGGATTAAAGATAGTTGCTTGGTCTTTAGAGCGCTCAGGCCCTTTAACGAACGGCGGCGGTTGGTATTATCAATCTGTAAAAAACGCAGTTAAGCATGATGGCGATATACTTAGGGTGTTGGACATATTGGCAAAACAAGTTGGCGTAGTTGCTGTATTTAGTGACTGGCCTGCCACCACCAGCTTTTACGCCAGCTGCATGGAAATTGAGTAA
- a CDS encoding DUF3325 domain-containing protein — protein MKLIVVLFVLLFLAFALLNLSLSRHRVKLSNRAGAFDVGQQRRFRILGYLLLFITVAFVTAMWGVSLGLVYWFATATLTSILVVLLWTYKPKFFSFLNRC, from the coding sequence ATGAAGTTAATTGTTGTTTTGTTTGTGTTACTTTTCTTAGCCTTTGCGTTGTTGAATTTATCCTTGTCACGACATAGGGTGAAGCTCTCTAACAGAGCCGGAGCATTCGATGTGGGTCAACAACGACGATTTAGGATACTCGGATACTTACTTTTATTCATTACGGTGGCTTTTGTTACAGCGATGTGGGGTGTCTCTTTAGGGCTAGTTTATTGGTTCGCCACAGCAACACTTACATCAATTTTGGTGGTTTTGTTGTGGACTTACAAACCTAAATTTTTCAGTTTTTTAAATAGGTGCTAA
- a CDS encoding PepSY-associated TM helix domain-containing protein: protein MKARFRQSMSWLHTWTGVVFAWMLYFIFVTGSVGYFENEIDRWMKPEIMVSKGLEDSAITNIATRQLSIHGDNASQWYISFPTSRDPFIEISWLEPDNTESKTPKQWHESSLDPVMGTLIRNRQTSGGEALYRLHYNLHYVPQLVGYILTSIAAMIMLIGLVTGLIIHKKIFAEFFTFRAQKGLRSWLDIHNIFSVLPLPFHLMITYSGLLLLMGITMSPVIDLRYGEGQQNHRQFYVQSQTEQKSQQIIEMLPTELSVQSALADAKRRFKSHKVSYVGVIERNTEKEHIEIWFESKSGIEFASLLEYRAIEDKVMLETSLGKAGGAASVYDFLEHLHEGLFADIYLRWIYFLSGLFGAAMVATGLMIWLKKRKAVTSTNKILTSIIERINIAMIIGVPIAIASYFAGNRLLPIGFPSRAAWEMHILFITLGLCILYCGLASKKWLWQRMLCCAALVYGLLPILNALTTEHNIWLSWINSDWLMVGFDLTVLFISICFVAAFWVVRCRQEGISVKAAQ from the coding sequence ATGAAAGCGAGATTTCGACAGTCTATGAGCTGGCTACATACGTGGACCGGCGTTGTTTTTGCGTGGATGTTGTACTTCATTTTTGTGACTGGCAGTGTCGGATATTTTGAAAACGAAATTGATCGTTGGATGAAACCTGAAATCATGGTTTCGAAAGGACTTGAGGATAGCGCAATAACGAATATCGCGACCAGACAACTCAGCATACATGGTGATAATGCATCTCAGTGGTACATAAGTTTTCCCACATCAAGAGATCCATTTATTGAAATCTCTTGGTTAGAACCTGATAACACCGAAAGCAAAACACCCAAACAATGGCACGAAAGCAGCCTCGATCCAGTGATGGGAACGCTTATCCGTAATAGACAAACTAGCGGAGGTGAGGCGCTTTACCGTTTGCATTACAATCTACATTATGTACCACAACTTGTAGGCTACATATTAACCAGTATTGCTGCAATGATAATGCTTATAGGGTTAGTTACTGGTTTAATTATTCACAAGAAAATTTTTGCTGAGTTCTTTACGTTTCGAGCTCAAAAAGGGTTGCGTTCTTGGCTAGATATTCACAATATTTTTAGTGTGCTACCACTACCGTTCCACTTGATGATCACCTATAGCGGGTTATTGCTGCTGATGGGGATCACTATGTCTCCAGTTATTGACCTGCGCTATGGAGAAGGTCAGCAAAATCATCGCCAATTTTATGTGCAATCACAGACAGAGCAAAAGTCACAGCAAATAATCGAGATGCTCCCCACAGAGTTAAGCGTTCAATCTGCTTTGGCTGATGCTAAACGTCGCTTCAAATCACATAAAGTTAGTTATGTTGGCGTCATTGAGAGAAATACAGAAAAAGAACACATTGAGATCTGGTTTGAATCGAAAAGTGGAATCGAATTCGCCTCGTTGCTTGAGTATCGTGCTATTGAAGATAAAGTTATGCTCGAAACCTCCCTCGGAAAAGCTGGGGGAGCTGCAAGTGTTTATGATTTCTTAGAGCATTTACATGAGGGGCTATTTGCTGATATTTACCTTAGATGGATTTACTTTTTATCAGGTTTATTTGGCGCAGCGATGGTTGCTACTGGTCTTATGATATGGTTGAAAAAGCGCAAGGCAGTGACTAGTACTAATAAGATCCTGACGAGTATTATAGAGCGCATAAATATTGCGATGATCATTGGGGTTCCTATAGCGATAGCGTCTTACTTTGCTGGTAATCGGTTATTGCCAATAGGCTTTCCAAGCCGAGCAGCTTGGGAAATGCATATACTTTTTATAACGTTAGGCCTATGCATACTCTATTGTGGATTAGCCTCAAAAAAATGGCTTTGGCAGCGAATGTTATGCTGTGCTGCTTTGGTATATGGGCTACTACCTATACTTAACGCACTAACAACGGAGCATAATATATGGCTTAGTTGGATAAATAGTGATTGGCTGATGGTTGGATTTGATTTAACGGTGTTATTTATCTCTATATGCTTTGTAGCAGCTTTTTGGGTTGTACGTTGCCGACAAGAAGGCATCAGTGTTAAGGCGGCCCAATGA
- a CDS encoding DUF3649 domain-containing protein produces the protein MKPLFKPTPAAHITCRVLLSVIGGYVIANLSAMLISYLPSDNKVDGIVAGMMSSFIIYTLIVIVVFAVKSTTRAIFFIALLVVLLSVLVMYLEKAI, from the coding sequence ATGAAACCTTTATTTAAGCCAACGCCAGCTGCGCATATTACTTGCCGAGTTTTACTTAGCGTGATTGGTGGTTATGTTATCGCTAACTTGAGTGCCATGCTTATTTCGTACTTACCATCAGATAATAAAGTCGATGGTATTGTCGCAGGAATGATGTCCAGTTTTATTATTTACACTTTGATTGTGATCGTTGTGTTTGCTGTTAAAAGCACTACTAGAGCAATATTTTTTATTGCGCTTTTAGTTGTTTTGCTAAGCGTTTTAGTCATGTATCTAGAAAAGGCTATTTGA
- a CDS encoding TonB-dependent receptor yields the protein MPFLSQKSHFFRKTTIASAVSLACFSLSFGVLAEQSDTENELKKVERITVVGATTNSEITPAVLANYQANDLEDIFRHTPSVTVGGSLGIAQKIFVRGVEDSMVNVTVDGAPQTSTLFHHIGRVAIEPELLKSVEVQAGAGEATAGSGAVGGAIRFKTKSAADLLDENDRFGGTAKVSYFTNDGHKESLSLYGKATDSIGILASYVTVSRKNMEDGDGNTLPGTAADQTLGFIKLNAKLTESQDITVSYEQRKEDGEFGKQTNWAPLESDPLFASWGERETLVLNHNWFLNSLVNLETTVYQTKSSFKRELYTWDASIETIGFDIRNTSDIGTHSITYGIEHKNDKVHSQSYEDFGGIFDEDGTVLGAYVQDHWQVFPDLRLSFGLRFDSYELDHQGIEANWVKVDGVWVVETDAAGAPVTSTSEFSAKKQDGFSKNVGLLYNLADNLTLSLGYAEALRGRQIADAFTVGELTPNANLVPEEVENVELGIQYNDGAWMFEASVYSSTINGVVFDKFKGREGVFYENIGDLGSEGFELVGGYQADNFDVIVSFNHNNVELDNVIFNWPDPTDATSTNRIEVDNIDLAAYEYGGLGNAVGDSLNVNFNYHLNDQIKLGWNYKYVASLNDIEVFHRSIELGWVEKLETIDKPSYQLVDAYVSYEPFDSLRVDLSIQNLLDESYRSHGSVADYGHIPGYEGVVGIKEAGRDIRLTVAYQF from the coding sequence ATGCCATTTTTATCCCAAAAAAGTCATTTCTTTAGAAAAACTACTATAGCGTCAGCCGTTTCTCTTGCTTGCTTTAGCCTTAGCTTTGGCGTACTCGCAGAGCAATCCGATACAGAAAATGAACTAAAAAAAGTCGAAAGAATTACCGTTGTTGGGGCAACAACAAACTCCGAAATTACACCTGCAGTATTAGCTAACTACCAAGCAAATGACCTAGAAGATATTTTCCGCCATACCCCCTCTGTTACTGTAGGTGGATCGCTGGGGATTGCACAAAAAATCTTTGTTCGTGGAGTGGAAGACTCAATGGTGAATGTCACGGTAGATGGTGCTCCACAAACTAGTACACTATTTCATCACATAGGTCGTGTTGCCATTGAACCTGAGTTATTGAAAAGTGTAGAGGTACAAGCAGGTGCTGGTGAAGCAACAGCAGGAAGCGGTGCAGTTGGTGGCGCAATACGTTTTAAAACGAAAAGTGCGGCGGATCTATTGGATGAAAATGACAGGTTCGGTGGAACTGCCAAAGTAAGTTATTTTACCAATGACGGGCATAAAGAGAGTCTATCTTTGTATGGTAAGGCAACTGATTCAATCGGCATTTTAGCTTCGTATGTAACAGTTAGCCGCAAAAATATGGAAGATGGTGACGGTAATACGCTTCCAGGAACCGCAGCAGATCAAACATTAGGATTTATTAAGCTGAATGCCAAGCTGACAGAATCTCAAGATATTACAGTTAGCTACGAGCAAAGAAAAGAGGACGGTGAGTTTGGCAAGCAAACAAACTGGGCACCTCTGGAAAGCGACCCACTGTTTGCATCTTGGGGTGAGCGCGAGACTTTAGTGCTTAACCACAACTGGTTTTTAAATTCTCTGGTGAATTTAGAGACAACAGTGTATCAAACAAAATCATCATTCAAGCGTGAGTTATATACCTGGGATGCGTCAATTGAAACGATAGGTTTTGATATTCGCAATACCAGTGATATCGGTACTCACTCTATTACTTATGGAATTGAGCACAAAAACGATAAGGTACATTCGCAGTCCTATGAAGACTTTGGTGGGATTTTTGACGAAGATGGTACTGTGTTAGGAGCTTATGTCCAAGATCATTGGCAAGTTTTTCCTGATCTGCGTTTAAGTTTCGGTCTACGTTTTGATTCCTATGAGTTGGATCATCAAGGTATAGAAGCAAACTGGGTAAAGGTTGATGGTGTTTGGGTTGTTGAGACTGATGCAGCTGGTGCACCAGTTACATCAACCAGTGAGTTCTCAGCCAAAAAACAGGATGGTTTTAGTAAAAATGTTGGATTGCTATACAACCTTGCTGATAACTTGACGTTGTCACTTGGCTATGCGGAAGCGCTGCGAGGCAGACAAATCGCAGATGCGTTCACAGTCGGTGAGCTAACGCCGAATGCAAACTTGGTTCCTGAAGAAGTAGAAAATGTTGAACTCGGTATTCAATATAATGATGGCGCTTGGATGTTTGAAGCATCTGTATACTCTAGCACAATTAATGGTGTTGTCTTCGACAAGTTTAAAGGGCGTGAAGGGGTTTTCTACGAAAATATCGGTGATTTGGGGAGTGAAGGTTTTGAACTAGTTGGTGGTTATCAAGCGGACAATTTTGATGTAATTGTCAGCTTTAACCATAATAACGTTGAATTGGATAATGTGATATTTAATTGGCCAGATCCCACAGACGCGACATCCACAAACCGCATCGAAGTTGACAACATTGACTTGGCTGCCTACGAATACGGTGGTCTAGGTAATGCGGTTGGAGACTCATTGAACGTAAACTTTAACTATCACTTAAACGATCAGATTAAACTTGGCTGGAATTACAAGTATGTGGCGAGCTTAAATGATATTGAAGTATTTCACCGTTCAATTGAGCTAGGTTGGGTTGAAAAGCTTGAGACAATTGACAAACCAAGCTACCAGTTAGTCGATGCTTATGTTAGCTACGAGCCATTCGACTCTTTGAGAGTCGACCTTTCAATACAAAATCTATTAGATGAGTCTTACCGCAGCCATGGTAGTGTTGCCGATTACGGTCATATTCCTGGTTATGAAGGTGTTGTCGGGATCAAAGAAGCAGGTCGCGATATTAGGCTGACAGTTGCCTATCAGTTCTAG
- a CDS encoding HAMP domain-containing sensor histidine kinase, translating into MKRNIFWKLSLILAAGLVAFFYLLHALTLKTEESMSMIAVSDRIQMKNWKSEAERLYLANNQEALETWIKNLMKEESTWVSIASFDAIHLAGEPIDQNIVGSYHFGRSIEWKIHLYFESNPIMELPFESSNASLLIKLPERMRPGIYWNTTKFMLQVLIPMAVLAVLSIFLYRHIIIPLRQLDSATNAFSKGNFKVRLGKYLGKRNDEFSHLASTFDQMASRIGELIASQRQLIADLSHELRTPLTRLDIAVSNFEENDSRRHLERIARESQQIRKLVEDSLTLAWLDNENPMLQKESVDLVDLLDVLIDDAKFEFPDRTLLFESPKSAVVVNSCHRALCPAIENIIRNALRFTPEGKKVEIKLQRISNDYLVEVLDQGPGIPEEFIEKVFEPFFRVDNARLAQSDSFGLGLALAKRHLRSVRARVSARNLASGGLVVQVIIPVS; encoded by the coding sequence ATGAAACGAAATATTTTTTGGAAACTGAGCTTAATCTTAGCTGCTGGTCTGGTTGCTTTTTTCTATTTACTGCATGCCTTAACACTTAAAACAGAAGAAAGTATGAGTATGATAGCAGTAAGCGATAGAATCCAAATGAAGAATTGGAAGTCTGAAGCTGAAAGACTCTACTTGGCTAACAACCAAGAAGCGCTAGAGACTTGGATAAAAAACCTAATGAAAGAGGAATCTACATGGGTATCAATAGCGAGTTTTGACGCTATTCATTTAGCCGGAGAGCCAATAGATCAGAATATCGTTGGCAGCTATCACTTTGGTCGAAGCATCGAATGGAAAATACATTTATATTTTGAATCAAATCCAATAATGGAGCTTCCATTCGAGTCTTCTAATGCAAGCTTACTAATAAAGTTACCAGAGCGAATGCGGCCTGGGATCTACTGGAATACGACTAAATTTATGCTTCAGGTACTCATTCCTATGGCAGTGTTGGCCGTATTATCCATCTTTCTTTATCGACATATCATTATTCCATTGCGACAGCTGGATAGTGCAACAAATGCTTTTAGTAAAGGCAATTTTAAAGTAAGACTTGGAAAGTATCTTGGCAAGCGCAATGACGAGTTTTCACATTTAGCCTCAACGTTCGATCAGATGGCATCAAGGATCGGGGAGCTAATTGCAAGTCAACGTCAGCTAATCGCTGATCTGTCACATGAACTTAGAACTCCGCTAACTCGACTAGATATTGCGGTTAGTAACTTTGAAGAGAATGATAGCCGACGACACTTAGAACGTATTGCACGTGAATCTCAACAGATTAGAAAGTTGGTCGAAGATTCACTCACTTTGGCTTGGTTAGATAATGAAAACCCAATGTTACAGAAGGAAAGCGTAGATTTAGTAGACCTTTTGGATGTGTTGATCGATGACGCCAAGTTTGAGTTTCCAGATCGAACGCTGTTATTTGAGTCGCCAAAAAGTGCCGTTGTTGTAAATAGTTGCCATAGAGCACTGTGTCCAGCAATCGAGAATATCATTCGTAATGCCTTACGTTTTACGCCTGAAGGTAAAAAAGTCGAGATAAAACTACAACGAATAAGCAACGATTATTTAGTTGAAGTGCTAGATCAGGGGCCTGGGATCCCCGAAGAGTTTATTGAGAAAGTATTTGAGCCATTTTTCCGTGTGGACAATGCTCGTCTCGCACAAAGTGATAGTTTTGGTCTTGGTTTAGCACTTGCTAAGCGACACTTGAGAAGTGTTAGAGCGCGCGTGTCAGCACGTAATTTAGCCAGTGGAGGGTTGGTTGTACAAGTAATAATTCCGGTTTCGTAA
- a CDS encoding response regulator transcription factor, which translates to MRESKVLLIEDDCTLGTYLVDLLQKSGYQVEQCFDGESGLQVAQLQQHDLILLDNMLPKLDGVSLLRKLRSTSQIPVVMVSAKGAEEERIIGLAHGADDYIAKPFNSTELLLRMESILRRSQNIIQLSIPSEISIDGLTLNSQTQSVYVHGEILEFTPIQFKLLWELASRPHTIITKPDLYLSVLNKKLGAYDRSLDMHLSRVRRKLNEANWHGERLQTVHGKGYCFK; encoded by the coding sequence GTGAGAGAGAGCAAGGTCTTGCTAATTGAAGACGACTGTACTTTAGGTACCTACTTAGTAGATTTGCTGCAAAAGTCAGGATATCAAGTTGAGCAGTGCTTTGATGGTGAGTCGGGACTACAAGTCGCTCAGTTGCAGCAGCATGATTTGATCCTTCTGGATAATATGTTGCCAAAATTAGATGGCGTATCCTTGTTGAGAAAGCTGCGATCTACGAGTCAGATCCCTGTTGTAATGGTGTCTGCAAAAGGGGCTGAGGAAGAACGCATTATAGGTTTAGCGCATGGGGCTGATGACTATATTGCTAAACCTTTTAACTCCACTGAGTTGCTCTTGAGAATGGAAAGTATCCTTAGGCGAAGCCAAAATATAATTCAACTCTCTATACCGTCAGAGATTTCCATTGATGGCTTAACACTAAACTCACAGACTCAATCCGTTTATGTCCATGGTGAAATATTAGAGTTCACACCAATCCAGTTCAAGTTGCTTTGGGAGCTTGCTTCACGGCCACATACAATCATAACTAAACCTGACTTATATCTGTCTGTGCTTAATAAAAAACTAGGAGCATATGATAGGAGTTTAGATATGCACTTAAGTCGAGTACGCAGAAAGCTTAATGAAGCAAACTGGCATGGTGAGCGTTTACAAACTGTGCATGGAAAAGGCTACTGTTTTAAATGA
- a CDS encoding hybrid sensor histidine kinase/response regulator: MPNSANTNANGRILFLFIAILIVGLCSAVGAYLLPKQADVPTAPTVNLQQQATTVATPLAKVVTQHGFDSAKQIVSALLASNEHLGAYLYVNTGMGQPNLVFQQSAGEQITALNREESYNKDTMQVYHMPLLLDEQNVGELILTYTPPVAAASSSDPFIAYVLLAAAIISALMIVVIAARRLSGASSNDTEELIAEINHLTMDKNYKSTVGTYYSGGLAEVAEAINALLKQVQSSIESDQATQNELKQLQESLETEVQARTLALEKAILNAERASDAKTTFLATMSHEIRTPMNGVIGTIDLLRQTDLDGAQHRLTTIIRDSAFSLLGILDDILDFSKIEAGKLRIDNSAFSVAETTEEVARVLSSVAKKRKLDLQLFVAPDIPTNLVGDTVRVRQVLYNLCSNAIKFTTTDDSTQGYVKISVEVAQNTSEHYTLRFTVTDNGKGMTKAQLREIFNPFIQAEGSITREFGGTGLGLSICKSLIELMLGSIHVNSDIGMGSEFVVELPFSVDGKVNYVNKQMLNGRTVALLTPNNERRTILNRYLSFMGANVITIDESEIAEHQHEDKLIWVLDGLDGMDKVNEELRTVVYSLEKNEQQVVVLSKMDEAALNHKNIFYLNASPLCKSSFMTAILVAAGLHKPKEIKPSRTINDFLSVDEARATNKLVLLVEDNVLNQQVLTDQLHLLGYGVEVAENGEEGLELWKKEHFPIVLTDLHMPKMSGYDMVKHIRDYVETATDTIEQPYIIAVTANALKGERERCEAGGMNDYITKPVELNVLEATLNKCIESLPKTQQPRQSTEPSAVAPVAVSQVQAGSEQTSELEPVVDEAIVVESEIIEAEASEPAPAINMDMLNKYVNHDEAKRNRFFRMYLEQSSQLTRDVNGAVITMSQEEIIEACHQLKSISKTIGAEKVAETAIEFETLCKEGTLTTDQLIQMRDKLEQDFLAATEFIQQYLSQEA, translated from the coding sequence ATGCCAAATAGCGCGAACACCAATGCAAATGGACGGATACTTTTTTTATTTATCGCAATATTGATTGTTGGACTATGCAGCGCCGTAGGTGCTTACCTACTGCCAAAGCAGGCTGACGTCCCTACCGCACCAACCGTGAATCTGCAGCAGCAAGCAACAACAGTTGCAACTCCCCTTGCTAAGGTGGTCACACAACACGGTTTTGACAGTGCCAAGCAAATTGTATCCGCATTATTAGCTTCTAACGAGCATTTGGGCGCCTATTTGTATGTCAATACAGGGATGGGGCAACCAAACCTGGTATTTCAACAAAGTGCAGGTGAGCAAATCACTGCATTGAATCGTGAAGAGTCTTATAACAAAGACACAATGCAGGTTTACCACATGCCACTGCTACTAGATGAGCAAAACGTCGGTGAACTCATTTTGACCTATACGCCACCCGTAGCAGCTGCGTCATCGAGCGACCCATTCATTGCTTATGTATTACTCGCTGCTGCTATTATTAGTGCCTTGATGATCGTTGTCATTGCAGCACGTCGGCTTTCTGGCGCATCAAGCAACGATACTGAAGAACTCATCGCAGAAATCAATCACCTAACGATGGATAAAAACTACAAGTCGACGGTTGGTACTTATTATAGTGGCGGTCTGGCTGAGGTTGCTGAAGCGATAAATGCACTGTTAAAGCAAGTACAGTCATCCATAGAGTCCGATCAAGCAACGCAAAACGAGTTAAAACAGCTTCAAGAAAGTCTCGAAACTGAAGTTCAAGCCCGCACGCTGGCGCTGGAAAAAGCGATTTTAAATGCGGAGCGTGCAAGTGATGCCAAAACCACTTTCTTAGCCACTATGAGCCATGAGATCCGCACACCAATGAACGGCGTCATTGGTACCATTGATTTACTGCGCCAAACCGATCTTGACGGTGCTCAACACCGCCTCACCACGATTATTCGCGACTCGGCATTTTCTTTACTTGGTATTCTTGATGATATTCTCGACTTTTCTAAAATTGAGGCAGGTAAATTACGTATAGACAATAGTGCTTTCTCGGTGGCTGAAACCACAGAGGAAGTCGCACGTGTGCTTTCATCAGTAGCGAAAAAGCGTAAATTAGACTTACAGCTGTTTGTTGCTCCTGACATTCCAACAAATTTAGTTGGTGACACAGTTCGCGTTAGGCAAGTACTTTATAACCTTTGCAGTAATGCCATTAAATTCACGACTACAGACGACTCAACCCAAGGTTATGTAAAAATCTCCGTTGAAGTTGCACAAAACACCTCGGAGCATTACACCCTACGCTTTACCGTCACTGACAATGGTAAAGGCATGACAAAAGCTCAGTTGAGAGAAATTTTTAATCCGTTTATTCAAGCTGAAGGCTCTATCACCCGAGAATTTGGCGGTACAGGACTTGGCCTTTCTATTTGTAAAAGTTTAATCGAACTCATGCTAGGTAGTATCCATGTTAACTCAGATATTGGCATGGGAAGCGAGTTTGTTGTGGAATTACCATTTAGTGTGGATGGCAAAGTTAATTACGTAAACAAACAAATGTTAAACGGTCGCACTGTTGCTCTGCTCACCCCAAATAATGAGAGACGCACCATTTTAAATCGCTACCTTTCATTTATGGGTGCGAACGTGATTACTATTGATGAAAGCGAGATAGCCGAACACCAACACGAGGACAAATTGATTTGGGTGTTAGACGGTTTAGACGGCATGGATAAAGTCAATGAAGAGCTAAGAACCGTAGTCTACTCGCTTGAGAAAAACGAACAGCAAGTTGTTGTCTTAAGTAAAATGGACGAAGCAGCGCTTAATCACAAAAATATTTTCTATCTCAATGCATCACCGTTGTGTAAGTCTAGCTTTATGACGGCTATCTTGGTCGCTGCCGGTTTGCATAAACCAAAGGAAATTAAACCTTCTCGCACCATCAACGACTTTTTAAGCGTTGATGAAGCCAGAGCAACCAACAAGCTGGTGTTGTTAGTTGAAGATAACGTATTAAATCAGCAAGTGCTGACCGACCAATTACACCTGTTAGGCTATGGTGTCGAGGTTGCAGAAAATGGTGAGGAAGGCTTAGAACTTTGGAAAAAAGAGCACTTCCCAATCGTACTAACTGATTTACATATGCCTAAGATGTCAGGCTACGACATGGTAAAACATATTAGAGACTATGTAGAAACTGCAACCGATACCATTGAGCAACCATACATCATTGCCGTGACAGCTAATGCACTAAAAGGTGAAAGAGAACGTTGTGAGGCGGGTGGTATGAATGACTATATCACCAAACCAGTAGAGTTAAATGTACTAGAAGCAACGCTTAATAAGTGTATAGAAAGCTTACCAAAAACACAGCAACCACGACAAAGTACTGAGCCATCAGCTGTCGCACCAGTAGCCGTTAGCCAAGTACAGGCAGGATCAGAACAAACGTCCGAGTTAGAGCCAGTTGTTGATGAGGCTATCGTTGTAGAGTCTGAAATTATTGAAGCTGAGGCCAGCGAACCAGCTCCCGCTATCAATATGGACATGCTCAACAAGTATGTGAACCATGATGAAGCGAAACGAAATCGCTTTTTCCGAATGTACTTAGAACAAAGTAGCCAGTTAACACGAGATGTAAATGGTGCGGTGATCACGATGAGCCAAGAGGAAATCATTGAAGCTTGTCATCAACTTAAGTCCATCTCCAAAACTATCGGTGCCGAAAAAGTAGCAGAAACTGCCATAGAGTTTGAGACTTTGTGTAAGGAAGGCACGCTGACCACCGATCAGCTGATCCAAATGCGTGATAAATTGGAGCAGGACTTTTTAGCTGCAACCGAGTTTATTCAACAATATTTGAGTCAAGAAGCGTAA